A DNA window from Micromonospora sp. NBC_01739 contains the following coding sequences:
- a CDS encoding ankyrin repeat domain-containing protein encodes MSEELDAETLEFAHRMFDLARDGATAELSGYVDAGLPVNLTNDKGDTLLILAAYHAHPETVAALLDRGADHTRTNDRGQTALAAAVFRSNAEAVRALLAAGADPDHGNPSAVETAQFFDLSEMLTLLRPA; translated from the coding sequence GTGAGCGAGGAACTCGACGCCGAGACCCTGGAGTTCGCGCACCGGATGTTCGACCTGGCGCGCGACGGGGCCACCGCCGAACTGTCCGGGTACGTCGACGCGGGGCTGCCGGTCAACCTGACCAACGACAAGGGCGACACCCTGCTGATCCTGGCGGCGTACCACGCCCACCCGGAGACGGTGGCCGCGCTGCTAGACCGGGGGGCCGACCACACCCGGACCAACGACCGGGGACAGACGGCCCTGGCGGCGGCGGTGTTCCGCAGCAACGCCGAGGCGGTACGCGCCCTGCTGGCCGCCGGCGCCGACCCGGACCACGGCAACCCCTCCGCCGTGGAGACCGCGCAGTTCTTCGACCTGTCCGAGATGCTCACCCTGCTGCGTCCCGCCTGA
- a CDS encoding winged helix-turn-helix domain-containing protein, with product MSVSPASSRAGWHTSQPAVPGRPPGGQRRPTSSATPVITVTLSIPLACEESLTPAARQLLEAARELLENGEGTIVNGGPAVPERRTEVVPAGRAPTRPLAPTIPTLHILASSRSVLRDGEPLPLTRLEFDLLLHLVVHPRRVFTRLQLLNAVWGYEHAGVRTVDVHVRRLRGKVGVDVPLVTTVYGVGYRLADEARVTLDETG from the coding sequence ATGTCGGTCAGCCCCGCTTCGTCGCGCGCCGGATGGCATACGTCCCAACCAGCGGTCCCCGGTCGGCCACCCGGCGGTCAACGCCGCCCCACCAGCAGCGCGACCCCGGTCATCACGGTCACCCTGTCGATTCCGCTGGCCTGTGAGGAGTCCCTGACCCCGGCCGCCCGCCAGCTGTTGGAAGCCGCCAGGGAGCTGCTGGAGAACGGCGAGGGCACGATCGTCAACGGGGGCCCGGCGGTGCCGGAGCGGCGCACCGAGGTCGTACCGGCCGGGCGGGCACCGACCCGACCCCTCGCCCCGACCATCCCCACCCTGCACATCCTGGCCTCCTCACGGTCGGTGCTGCGCGACGGCGAGCCGCTGCCGCTGACCCGGCTGGAATTCGACCTGCTGCTGCACCTGGTGGTGCATCCCCGTCGGGTGTTCACCCGGCTTCAGCTGCTCAACGCCGTCTGGGGTTACGAACACGCCGGTGTGCGTACGGTCGACGTGCACGTACGCCGACTGCGCGGCAAGGTCGGGGTGGACGTCCCCCTGGTCACCACGGTCTACGGGGTCGGCTACCGGCTGGCCGACGAGGCCCGGGTCACCCTGGACGAGACCGGCTGA
- a CDS encoding rhodanese-like domain-containing protein produces MMPQTDPAAHCPTPPPGSRGIEEILSAARARLDRLDPEQAHLAYRGGALLVDIRPAAQRAAHGTVPGSLVVERNVLEWRFDPRCPARLPQAVGYDLPVMVLCQEGYTSSLAAASLQDLGLFRATDVIGGFAAWRIAGLPVLGPTSLIRPSTPAPPATAGRVSH; encoded by the coding sequence ATGATGCCGCAGACCGACCCCGCCGCCCACTGTCCGACGCCCCCGCCGGGCTCCCGGGGGATCGAGGAGATCCTCAGCGCCGCCCGGGCCCGGCTGGACCGGCTCGACCCGGAGCAGGCCCACCTGGCGTACCGGGGCGGGGCCCTGCTGGTCGACATCCGACCGGCCGCGCAGCGGGCCGCGCACGGCACCGTGCCCGGGTCCCTGGTGGTCGAACGCAACGTGCTGGAGTGGCGCTTCGACCCCCGGTGTCCCGCCCGGCTGCCCCAGGCGGTCGGCTACGACCTGCCCGTGATGGTGCTCTGTCAGGAGGGCTACACCTCCTCGCTGGCCGCCGCGTCGTTGCAGGATCTCGGCCTGTTCCGGGCCACCGACGTGATCGGTGGCTTCGCCGCCTGGCGGATCGCCGGCCTGCCGGTGCTGGGCCCCACCTCGTTGATCCGCCCGTCCACCCCCGCGCCCCCGGCGACCGCCGGCCGGGTGTCCCACTGA
- a CDS encoding GAF and ANTAR domain-containing protein: protein MNLETSPPLMETLGVLETAALLRELTAGLIGLDDFDEALSALVRITRDAIAGVNWCGFTALRAGEPVGVAASDAPMSGLDDLRYSSDTPAMDAIRLREMVRAENLATEPRWPHWRAQATELGVHGVISAPVDVDEQVIGAINLYADRSDALTTGHQLTAMLLAEQAGLLLAAVRDRQRRSAQADARDAALLGEGVIGQAIGVIMTQRGCPPEDALEVLRSAATSLSIPLREVAERLVSTVSRPRDN, encoded by the coding sequence GTGAACCTGGAGACGAGTCCACCGCTGATGGAGACCCTCGGCGTGTTGGAGACGGCGGCCCTGTTGCGGGAGCTGACCGCCGGACTGATCGGTCTGGACGATTTCGACGAGGCGCTGTCCGCCCTGGTCCGCATCACCCGGGACGCCATCGCGGGGGTCAACTGGTGCGGGTTCACCGCCCTGCGGGCCGGTGAGCCGGTCGGGGTGGCCGCCTCCGACGCCCCGATGAGCGGGCTGGACGACCTGCGGTACAGCTCCGACACCCCGGCGATGGACGCCATCCGGCTGCGGGAGATGGTCCGGGCGGAGAACCTGGCCACCGAGCCCCGCTGGCCGCACTGGCGGGCCCAGGCCACCGAGTTGGGGGTACACGGGGTGATCTCCGCCCCGGTCGACGTGGACGAGCAGGTGATCGGGGCGATCAACCTCTACGCCGACCGGTCGGACGCCCTGACCACCGGCCACCAGCTCACCGCCATGCTCCTGGCCGAGCAGGCCGGTCTGCTGCTGGCCGCCGTACGGGACCGGCAGCGGCGCAGCGCCCAGGCCGACGCCCGGGACGCCGCCCTGCTCGGCGAGGGGGTGATCGGCCAGGCCATCGGGGTGATCATGACCCAGCGGGGCTGCCCCCCGGAGGACGCCCTGGAGGTGCTGCGCAGCGCGGCCACATCGCTGTCCATCCCGTTGCGGGAGGTGGCCGAGCGGCTGGTCAGCACGGTCTCCCGTCCTCGGGACAACTGA
- a CDS encoding uridine kinase translates to MRVRPISPQRLVTELAQRLADTDPTRRLRVAVDGPSAARPEEIAAALVDPLRAWGRPARHLRSEDFLRPASVRLERGRTNPDSYYEGWVDEAGLRREVLDPAGPDGDGRILPSLWDPRTDRASRAEYVELPPNGIVLVSGAFLLGGGLPFEITVHLEMSAAALERRTPADLAWTLPAHARYAEEVAPATFADLVVRLEDPRRPAIVESVPDAV, encoded by the coding sequence ATGCGTGTGCGTCCCATCTCCCCGCAGCGACTGGTCACCGAACTGGCGCAGCGACTCGCCGACACCGACCCGACCCGGCGCCTGCGGGTGGCCGTGGACGGCCCGAGCGCCGCCCGCCCCGAGGAGATCGCCGCGGCCCTGGTGGATCCGCTGCGGGCGTGGGGTCGCCCGGCCCGGCACCTCCGCTCCGAGGATTTCCTGCGCCCCGCCTCGGTACGCCTGGAGCGGGGCCGGACCAACCCGGACTCGTACTACGAAGGCTGGGTGGACGAGGCCGGACTGCGCCGGGAGGTGCTCGATCCGGCCGGGCCGGACGGGGACGGGCGGATCCTGCCCTCCCTGTGGGACCCACGCACGGACCGGGCCAGCCGGGCCGAATACGTCGAGTTGCCCCCGAACGGGATCGTCCTGGTCAGCGGCGCCTTCCTGCTCGGCGGAGGGCTGCCCTTCGAGATCACCGTGCACCTGGAGATGTCGGCCGCCGCCCTGGAACGGCGTACCCCTGCCGACCTGGCCTGGACCCTGCCGGCCCACGCCCGCTACGCCGAGGAGGTGGCCCCGGCCACCTTCGCCGATCTGGTGGTCCGGTTGGAGGACCCGCGCCGGCCGGCGATCGTGGAATCCGTGCCGGACGCGGTTTGA
- a CDS encoding DUF2231 domain-containing protein: MQSRLRVQGHPIQPMLVTFPYGLFVCATIFDFAQVVGGPALLGEVGYWTVVAALVAAGLTTAAGMVDLWDVPPDRTRSTAISFNLVNAGMAGLFLLSCLVRAESPTRGATAVLLVVEVLALAVGGLGVALGARLMRHYEPGRAEPTSFDALRGSGTPRAAALSGVDARTVEIVRPRR, from the coding sequence ATGCAGAGCCGACTGCGGGTGCAGGGGCACCCCATTCAACCGATGCTGGTGACGTTCCCGTACGGGCTGTTCGTCTGCGCGACCATCTTCGACTTCGCCCAGGTGGTCGGCGGCCCGGCCCTGCTCGGCGAGGTCGGTTACTGGACCGTGGTGGCCGCCCTGGTGGCGGCGGGACTGACCACGGCGGCCGGCATGGTCGACCTGTGGGACGTGCCGCCGGACCGGACCCGCAGTACCGCGATCAGCTTCAACCTGGTCAACGCCGGCATGGCCGGGCTGTTCCTGCTCTCCTGCCTGGTGCGGGCGGAGTCGCCGACCCGGGGTGCGACCGCCGTACTGCTGGTGGTCGAGGTGCTCGCCCTGGCCGTCGGGGGTCTAGGGGTGGCCCTGGGCGCCCGGCTGATGCGCCACTACGAGCCCGGTCGGGCGGAGCCGACCAGCTTCGACGCCCTGCGTGGCTCCGGCACCCCGCGTGCCGCCGCCCTCAGTGGCGTCGACGCCCGGACGGTCGAGATCGTCCGCCCTCGTCGGTAG
- a CDS encoding DUF72 domain-containing protein has product MGEITVGTASWTDRTLLDSGWYPQTADTPEKRLAYYARQFPLVEVDATYYSPPAERTARLWADRTPPGFTFNIKAFSLLTGHPTKVSAIYQDLRPATDKRNLYPDDLPPQAYEEVWTRFLSALDPLVEAGKLGALLFQFPPWFTLRRDNKQYLLEVTRRCAPLRPVFEFRHASWFDGDNAAETLDFLREHRLAYVSVDMPQGHRSSVPPVLAATSDLAVVRFHGHSDKWTSRDIHEKFGYRYSKRELADWAPKLRELADQTRQTQVLMNNCYRDYAQVNAKQLQALLTESD; this is encoded by the coding sequence ATGGGCGAGATCACCGTGGGGACCGCCTCCTGGACCGACCGCACCCTGCTGGACTCCGGGTGGTACCCCCAGACGGCGGACACCCCGGAGAAGCGGCTGGCCTACTACGCCCGGCAGTTCCCGCTGGTCGAGGTCGACGCCACCTACTACTCCCCGCCGGCTGAGCGGACCGCCCGGCTCTGGGCCGACCGCACCCCGCCCGGCTTCACCTTCAACATCAAGGCCTTCAGCCTGCTCACCGGCCACCCCACCAAGGTCAGCGCCATCTACCAGGATCTGCGGCCGGCCACGGACAAACGCAACCTCTACCCGGACGACCTGCCCCCGCAGGCGTACGAGGAGGTCTGGACCCGGTTCCTCAGCGCCCTGGACCCCCTGGTCGAGGCGGGCAAGCTCGGCGCCCTGCTGTTCCAGTTCCCACCCTGGTTCACCCTGCGCCGGGACAACAAGCAGTACCTGCTGGAGGTGACCCGGCGCTGCGCGCCGCTGCGTCCGGTCTTCGAGTTCCGGCACGCCTCCTGGTTCGACGGGGACAACGCCGCCGAGACCCTGGACTTCCTGCGTGAGCATCGGTTGGCCTACGTCAGCGTGGACATGCCGCAGGGACACCGGTCCTCTGTTCCGCCGGTGCTGGCGGCCACCTCGGATCTGGCGGTGGTCCGCTTCCACGGCCACAGCGACAAGTGGACCAGCCGCGACATCCACGAGAAGTTCGGTTACCGCTACTCGAAGCGGGAGTTGGCCGACTGGGCCCCCAAGCTGCGCGAACTGGCCGATCAGACCCGGCAGACCCAGGTGTTGATGAACAACTGCTACCGGGACTACGCCCAGGTCAACGCCAAACAACTCCAGGCCCTGCTGACCGAATCCGACTGA
- a CDS encoding PIG-L deacetylase family protein, with amino-acid sequence MTEALEPLEPVTEDWQRALAIVAHPDDLEFGAAAAVARWTGQGKQVVYCLVTSGEAGIDGMPPPQARQVREQEQRDSAALVGVDTVEFLGLPDGILEYGVPLRRELAAVVRRHRPEIVITNNFRATWDGADTLNQADHIAVGRATLDAVRDAGNRWIFPEQLTEAIEPWGGVRQVWAASSPRSKHGVDTTETFDKGVASLLAHEAYLTGLGDGSFDAEEFLEGGARPVGTRLGVRYGTSFEVFHFDLW; translated from the coding sequence ATGACCGAAGCACTGGAACCCCTGGAGCCGGTGACCGAGGACTGGCAGCGCGCCCTGGCGATCGTGGCCCATCCCGACGATCTGGAGTTCGGCGCCGCCGCCGCGGTGGCCCGCTGGACCGGGCAGGGTAAACAGGTGGTCTACTGCCTGGTCACCAGCGGGGAGGCCGGCATCGACGGGATGCCACCACCGCAGGCCCGACAGGTACGCGAGCAGGAGCAGCGCGACTCCGCGGCCCTGGTGGGGGTGGACACGGTCGAGTTCCTGGGCCTGCCCGACGGGATCCTGGAGTACGGGGTGCCCCTGCGCCGGGAACTGGCCGCCGTGGTCCGTCGACACCGGCCGGAGATCGTGATCACCAACAACTTCCGGGCCACCTGGGACGGCGCCGACACCCTCAACCAGGCCGATCACATCGCGGTGGGACGGGCCACCCTGGACGCGGTACGCGACGCCGGCAACCGGTGGATCTTCCCGGAGCAGTTGACCGAGGCGATCGAGCCGTGGGGCGGGGTACGCCAGGTCTGGGCGGCCTCCTCTCCCCGGTCGAAGCACGGGGTGGACACCACCGAGACCTTCGACAAGGGGGTGGCCTCCCTGCTGGCGCACGAGGCGTACCTGACCGGGCTGGGTGACGGCAGCTTCGACGCCGAGGAGTTCCTGGAAGGTGGGGCCCGACCGGTCGGCACCCGGCTGGGGGTGCGCTACGGCACCTCGTTCGAGGTGTTCCACTTCGACCTCTGGTAG
- a CDS encoding TraR/DksA family transcriptional regulator, with translation MLVHDTVGTGRSQAEIDQIRLSLQARYAELSEEYEQAVQQSQVLRLVEVGDTAGDDQADSGTKTAERDTAQSLLRTILDRRAQFEHALTRLDEGTYGFCEGCTAPIPVERLEIFPSATTCVTCKQTRERRAA, from the coding sequence ATGCTCGTCCACGACACGGTCGGCACGGGCCGATCCCAGGCGGAGATCGACCAGATTCGGCTCTCCCTTCAGGCCCGCTACGCCGAACTGTCCGAGGAGTACGAGCAGGCCGTGCAGCAGAGCCAGGTGCTGCGGCTGGTGGAGGTCGGCGACACCGCGGGCGACGACCAGGCCGACAGCGGCACCAAGACCGCCGAACGGGACACCGCGCAGTCGCTGTTGCGCACCATCCTCGACCGCCGGGCCCAGTTCGAGCACGCCCTGACCCGGCTCGACGAGGGCACCTACGGCTTCTGCGAGGGCTGCACGGCACCCATCCCGGTGGAGCGGCTGGAGATCTTCCCATCGGCCACCACCTGCGTGACCTGCAAGCAGACCCGGGAACGTCGGGCCGCGTGA
- a CDS encoding cysteine dioxygenase, which translates to MPALFATEPDLLAVARRWAGDPTRWPVPLRFDPATRWYARLAADDDHEVWALSWLPGQGTDLHDHGGSSGAFLVASGVLTEQTVSGAGLRPHLLAAGTGRRFGPRHVHMVTNRHPEPAVSVHVYRPALRRMTRYHLDGGRLRVTEVAEAGVAW; encoded by the coding sequence ATGCCTGCCCTGTTCGCCACCGAACCCGACCTGCTCGCCGTCGCCCGGCGCTGGGCCGGTGACCCGACCCGCTGGCCGGTACCGCTGCGCTTCGACCCGGCCACCCGGTGGTACGCCCGGCTGGCCGCCGACGACGACCACGAGGTGTGGGCCCTGAGCTGGTTGCCCGGACAGGGCACGGACCTGCACGACCACGGCGGCTCCTCCGGGGCCTTCCTGGTCGCCTCGGGAGTGCTCACCGAGCAGACCGTCAGCGGGGCGGGGCTGCGTCCACATCTGCTGGCCGCCGGCACCGGCCGCCGATTCGGCCCCCGGCACGTGCACATGGTCACCAACCGGCATCCCGAGCCGGCGGTCAGCGTGCACGTCTACCGCCCCGCCCTGCGTCGGATGACCCGCTACCACCTGGACGGAGGTCGGCTGCGCGTCACCGAGGTGGCCGAGGCCGGCGTGGCATGGTGA
- a CDS encoding class I SAM-dependent methyltransferase has translation MSRQASFEELVAEGATAPVEGWAFDWLTGRATEERPPWGYARLVAERMATVDTALDIDTGGGEVLAEVPHPPRLLVATEAWPPNVPVARARLAPIGARVVAVGPHAPLPLRSGAFDLVVSRHPVHTDWPEVARVLRPGGTFLSQQIGPGTVRELSEAILGPLPPPAHRHPEQAVAAAEAAGLTVVDLRTATLRTVFHDIGAVVWFLRKVVWTVPGFTVAAHRPALARLHERIRAEGPFVAHARRFLIEARR, from the coding sequence GTGTCCAGGCAGGCGAGTTTCGAGGAGTTGGTCGCTGAGGGGGCGACCGCGCCGGTCGAGGGCTGGGCCTTCGACTGGCTCACCGGACGGGCCACCGAGGAGCGTCCACCCTGGGGGTACGCCCGCCTGGTGGCGGAGCGGATGGCGACGGTCGACACGGCGCTGGACATCGACACCGGCGGGGGAGAGGTGCTCGCCGAGGTGCCCCACCCGCCGCGGCTGCTGGTGGCTACCGAGGCCTGGCCGCCGAACGTGCCGGTGGCCCGGGCCCGGCTAGCCCCGATCGGGGCCCGGGTGGTCGCGGTGGGTCCGCACGCGCCGCTGCCGCTGCGCAGCGGCGCCTTCGACCTGGTGGTCAGCCGGCATCCGGTGCACACCGACTGGCCCGAGGTGGCGCGCGTGCTGCGGCCCGGTGGGACGTTCCTGTCCCAGCAGATCGGGCCGGGCACCGTACGCGAACTCAGCGAGGCGATCCTGGGGCCGCTGCCGCCCCCGGCCCACCGGCACCCGGAGCAGGCGGTCGCCGCCGCCGAGGCGGCCGGGCTGACCGTCGTCGACCTGCGTACGGCCACCCTGCGTACGGTGTTCCACGACATCGGCGCCGTGGTCTGGTTCCTGCGCAAGGTGGTCTGGACGGTGCCCGGTTTCACCGTGGCCGCCCACCGGCCGGCGTTGGCCCGGCTACACGAGCGCATCCGCGCCGAAGGCCCCTTCGTGGCCCACGCCAGGCGTTTCCTCATCGAGGCCCGGCGTTGA
- a CDS encoding winged helix-turn-helix domain-containing protein — protein sequence MSVVAITPRQHPSGRTHRGRLLRRRTGPTLTITVDLAAAATSPRLHRLVELLGELAESGEGRLSGDPVAAPPADPSVLRILTGPRTVRQGDRVIPLTRIEYDLLLFLAERPRRVFTRLQLLNQVWGYDHAVARTVDVHVRRLRAKLGPGTPLLTTVHGVGYRLADDARVSVER from the coding sequence GTGTCCGTCGTCGCCATCACCCCACGCCAACACCCCTCCGGCCGTACCCACCGGGGTCGCCTCCTCCGGCGACGCACCGGACCCACCCTGACCATCACGGTCGACCTGGCCGCCGCGGCGACGAGCCCGCGCCTGCATCGGCTGGTGGAACTGCTCGGCGAACTGGCCGAGTCGGGGGAGGGGCGGCTGTCCGGCGACCCGGTCGCCGCCCCGCCGGCCGATCCGAGCGTCCTGCGCATCCTCACCGGACCCCGGACCGTCCGGCAGGGCGACCGGGTGATCCCGCTGACCCGCATCGAGTACGACCTGCTGCTGTTCCTGGCCGAGCGGCCCCGGCGGGTCTTCACCCGCCTCCAGCTGCTCAACCAGGTCTGGGGGTACGACCACGCGGTGGCCCGCACGGTGGACGTGCACGTGCGTCGGTTACGCGCCAAACTCGGCCCCGGTACGCCGCTGCTGACCACCGTCCACGGTGTCGGCTACCGACTGGCCGACGATGCCCGGGTGAGCGTCGAACGCTGA
- a CDS encoding cupin domain-containing protein yields the protein MTRLDAPGGGVRPAVAYPTSALARCVSVEPEKFATAHWGHTPLLSRAAELPNPAGFNDLLSPEDADELLSRRGLRTPFLRVAKDGQVLPAARYTGGGGAGAEIGDQVLDEKILQLYAGGATLVLQGLHRNWPPLIDFTRDLSLAVGQPLQVNAYLTPPGSQGFATHYDTHDVFVLQVDGRKHWRIHPPVLPDPLERQPWGGRADEVAATAAGPATLDVVLGPGDALYLPRGWLHSAQAQESSSLHLTVGVRALTRYALVEELLALATEDPRLRATLPFGMDLADPEAIEPELTETVEALRDWLSHADPAAVAARLRQRAWSASRPAPIRPLAQAAALATLTVDSRVTVRPGLRWQLTLTGDQVTLRLFDRTITLPAYCEPALRALLTGEVTRVGDLPALDTDTDRLTLTRRLLQEAVLTP from the coding sequence ATGACGCGACTCGATGCGCCGGGCGGCGGTGTCCGCCCGGCGGTTGCGTACCCGACCTCCGCGCTGGCCCGCTGTGTCAGCGTCGAGCCGGAGAAGTTCGCCACCGCCCACTGGGGACACACCCCGCTGCTGTCCCGCGCCGCCGAACTGCCCAACCCGGCCGGCTTCAACGACCTGCTGAGCCCGGAGGACGCCGACGAACTGCTCAGCCGCCGTGGTCTGCGTACCCCCTTCCTGCGGGTGGCCAAGGACGGCCAGGTGCTGCCGGCGGCGCGTTACACCGGCGGCGGTGGCGCCGGCGCCGAGATCGGCGACCAGGTCCTGGACGAGAAGATCCTCCAGTTGTACGCCGGGGGCGCCACCCTGGTGCTTCAGGGTCTGCACCGCAACTGGCCACCTCTGATCGACTTCACCCGCGACCTGAGCCTGGCGGTGGGGCAGCCGTTGCAGGTCAACGCCTACCTGACCCCGCCGGGCAGCCAGGGCTTCGCCACCCACTACGACACCCACGACGTGTTCGTGCTCCAGGTCGACGGGCGCAAACATTGGCGGATCCACCCGCCGGTGCTGCCCGATCCGCTGGAGCGCCAACCGTGGGGCGGACGGGCCGACGAGGTCGCCGCCACCGCCGCGGGACCGGCCACCCTGGACGTGGTGCTGGGGCCGGGTGACGCGCTCTATCTGCCCCGGGGCTGGCTGCACAGCGCCCAGGCGCAGGAGTCCAGTTCCCTGCACCTCACCGTCGGCGTCCGGGCCCTGACCCGGTACGCCCTGGTCGAGGAGTTGCTGGCCCTGGCCACCGAGGACCCCCGGCTGCGGGCCACCCTGCCCTTCGGCATGGACCTGGCCGACCCGGAGGCCATCGAGCCGGAACTCACCGAGACCGTCGAGGCGCTGCGCGACTGGTTGTCGCACGCCGACCCGGCGGCGGTGGCCGCCCGGCTTCGGCAGCGGGCCTGGTCGGCGTCCCGACCCGCCCCGATCCGTCCCCTGGCCCAGGCCGCCGCCCTGGCCACCTTGACGGTCGACAGTCGGGTCACCGTCCGCCCCGGCCTGCGCTGGCAGTTGACCCTCACCGGCGACCAGGTCACCCTGCGCCTGTTCGACCGCACCATCACCCTGCCCGCCTACTGCGAACCCGCCCTGCGCGCCCTGCTCACCGGCGAGGTGACCCGGGTAGGCGACCTCCCCGCCCTGGACACCGACACCGACCGCCTGACCCTCACCCGCCGCCTCCTCCAAGAAGCAGTCCTAACCCCCTAA
- a CDS encoding DUF2267 domain-containing protein produces the protein MAERFESAIESSVDKTNLILKDIEQAYGWPKAQRNQSYAALRTVLHLLRDRMPVQECAQFSAQLPMLVRGLYFEGWQPEKVPIKLNREDFLQEVRQGFPYDTQGGPQRVVQVVLDTLRRHLSPGEWEDVRSTMPEDLVPLMP, from the coding sequence ATGGCTGAGCGGTTCGAGTCGGCGATAGAGTCCTCGGTGGACAAGACCAACCTGATCCTCAAGGACATCGAGCAGGCGTACGGCTGGCCCAAGGCGCAGCGCAACCAGTCCTACGCGGCCCTGCGTACGGTGCTGCACCTGCTGCGCGACCGGATGCCGGTGCAGGAGTGCGCCCAGTTCTCCGCGCAACTGCCGATGCTGGTGCGGGGCCTCTACTTCGAGGGCTGGCAGCCGGAGAAGGTGCCGATCAAGCTGAACCGGGAGGACTTCCTCCAAGAGGTGCGTCAGGGCTTCCCCTACGACACGCAGGGCGGCCCGCAGCGGGTGGTCCAGGTGGTGCTGGACACCCTGCGCCGGCACCTCTCCCCGGGCGAATGGGAGGACGTCCGGTCCACCATGCCGGAGGATCTCGTCCCGCTCATGCCCTGA